Proteins from a genomic interval of Psychrobacter urativorans:
- the secF gene encoding protein translocase subunit SecF, which translates to MAIEQNIPPENQNTPTPSSSGGGSDGNPNNPNDKSRRRRNKPRRDGKGSNNKGNSPATLSTGKSEKRRTGKDNQALVTQDMNADINYHDTMDNAADAAAAHAEGGIKSIGTQRIIPFMKIEKPMALLSIFLVIGSIIAIAVNGLNFGLDFTGGVSADVRYAQPAEQVEVVKALADKGFNDAVVQYLGTRQELLIRLPPQSDSVDGLNASLGQALDLPNNKAEISNVNIIGSQVGNEVYLNSVMALGLALLSMLGYVALRFQFKLALGAVVSLFHDAIVTIGVFALFGFPFDLTVLAAILALIGYSLNDTIVVYDRIRENFRRVRGISPTQIIDLSLTETLRRTIMTISTVLLVVLAMMLLGGDGLYWFSVALFIGLLAGTYSSTYIASSIPLAMGLSRDDFVVKVKPEFEEEIVTFNDPKMFEQD; encoded by the coding sequence ATGGCGATTGAACAGAATATTCCCCCAGAAAATCAGAATACGCCGACGCCTAGCAGCTCAGGTGGCGGCTCAGACGGCAATCCGAATAATCCAAACGATAAGTCACGTCGTCGCCGTAATAAGCCGCGCCGTGATGGTAAGGGTAGCAATAATAAAGGCAATAGCCCAGCAACACTAAGCACGGGGAAATCAGAAAAACGCCGTACTGGTAAAGACAATCAAGCATTAGTAACGCAAGATATGAATGCTGATATCAATTACCACGATACGATGGATAATGCAGCGGACGCCGCAGCAGCACATGCTGAAGGCGGTATTAAATCTATTGGCACTCAGCGCATTATCCCGTTTATGAAGATAGAAAAGCCGATGGCGCTGTTATCTATTTTCTTAGTAATCGGTAGTATTATTGCGATTGCCGTCAATGGTCTTAACTTTGGTCTTGATTTTACTGGCGGCGTGTCAGCAGATGTCCGTTATGCGCAGCCTGCTGAACAAGTCGAAGTGGTAAAAGCCCTTGCTGATAAAGGTTTTAATGACGCGGTTGTACAGTATTTAGGTACACGTCAAGAGTTACTGATTCGTCTACCACCGCAATCGGACAGTGTCGATGGTTTAAATGCCTCGCTTGGACAAGCGCTAGATTTGCCTAATAATAAAGCTGAAATTAGCAATGTTAATATTATTGGTAGCCAAGTAGGTAACGAGGTGTATTTAAACTCCGTAATGGCGTTAGGTTTAGCTTTGCTATCGATGCTCGGTTATGTGGCGCTACGCTTCCAGTTTAAACTGGCACTTGGCGCAGTGGTCTCTTTGTTCCATGATGCTATTGTCACCATTGGTGTATTTGCATTATTCGGCTTCCCGTTTGACTTAACCGTTTTAGCCGCGATTTTGGCACTGATTGGTTACTCATTGAACGATACGATTGTGGTATATGACCGTATTCGTGAGAACTTCCGCCGAGTACGGGGCATTAGTCCGACGCAAATTATTGATTTGTCATTGACGGAAACGTTACGTCGTACGATTATGACCATCTCTACCGTTTTACTTGTGGTGTTAGCCATGATGTTGCTTGGCGGTGATGGCTTGTATTGGTTCTCAGTAGCGCTATTTATCGGTTTGCTTGCGGGTACGTATTCTTCAACTTATATTGCCAGCTCAATTCCATTGGCAATGGGGCTATCTCGCGATGACTTCGTGGTAAAAGTAAAACCCGAGTTTGAAGAAGAAATCGTCACCTTTAATGATCCGAAAATGTTTGAACAAGACTAA
- a CDS encoding MATE family efflux transporter, translating into MSSTTPQTTMPPIDTRYTRIMAIAVPVILANLAMPLQSLIDTAIVGNMNDAAKLAGMGIAIQLLSLLLVSFNFLQYASSGLSAQALGQLADNKTSDTQDLSSSLLSILQRALLLAFIIGLVLLLAKPWLINFGLQALSANPESGLAAKTYLDMRFWGVIAELMNFAFIGWFAGQGKTRYMLYQQGFIAVLNIILTLFFVYSMQMGIAGVALGTTIAFWSGVVLALWLSRRHLKLSWTALFSNDAKHFTKLKMLRLFSLNKDIFIRTLILTLSFAWVTRLSAQSGDLVLAANAILLQVLSISAFALDGVAVSAETLSGQAAGRRDWHRFGIIVKRTGVVSYFLALLLSVMWWLAMPHYLLMMTNIQPVFELASAYQGYAILLPLIGVGAYWLDGIFFGLTAGRVIRNAAVTWAIIFFPLSWMLYQQWGMSGIWLSVWSILLLRMLVLSGFLYYARRNGGYEILYPSS; encoded by the coding sequence ATGTCCTCGACTACTCCGCAAACGACCATGCCGCCTATCGATACCCGCTATACACGTATTATGGCAATTGCCGTGCCAGTCATCCTCGCCAATTTGGCAATGCCGCTACAAAGCTTAATTGATACCGCGATTGTAGGGAATATGAACGATGCGGCTAAGCTTGCAGGTATGGGGATTGCGATACAGCTACTGTCTTTATTGTTAGTCAGCTTCAATTTTTTGCAATATGCGTCCTCTGGCTTATCCGCACAAGCGTTAGGGCAACTTGCTGATAATAAAACATCAGACACGCAGGATTTATCTTCTTCCCTACTATCAATTTTACAGCGCGCCTTATTATTGGCGTTTATCATCGGATTGGTACTACTTCTTGCCAAACCGTGGCTCATTAATTTTGGTCTACAGGCATTATCTGCTAATCCTGAAAGTGGTCTAGCGGCAAAAACATACTTAGATATGCGTTTTTGGGGCGTGATTGCAGAACTGATGAACTTTGCGTTTATTGGCTGGTTTGCAGGTCAAGGTAAAACCCGATATATGCTTTATCAGCAAGGTTTTATTGCAGTACTTAATATTATTTTGACGCTATTTTTTGTTTATAGTATGCAAATGGGGATTGCAGGCGTCGCATTGGGAACGACTATTGCCTTTTGGTCAGGCGTGGTTTTGGCTTTATGGCTCAGCCGTCGGCATTTAAAGTTATCTTGGACAGCACTATTTAGCAATGATGCCAAGCACTTTACCAAGCTTAAAATGCTTAGGCTATTTTCCCTAAATAAAGATATCTTTATTCGTACGCTTATCCTAACCTTGAGCTTTGCATGGGTGACGCGATTGTCTGCGCAAAGTGGCGATTTAGTACTGGCGGCCAATGCTATTTTATTGCAAGTATTAAGCATTTCAGCCTTTGCACTCGATGGTGTAGCGGTATCAGCGGAGACGTTAAGTGGGCAAGCTGCTGGAAGACGCGATTGGCATCGCTTTGGCATTATCGTGAAGCGTACAGGCGTGGTCAGTTACTTTCTAGCCTTACTACTTAGCGTCATGTGGTGGCTTGCGATGCCGCATTATTTACTGATGATGACCAACATTCAGCCTGTTTTTGAGCTTGCCTCTGCTTATCAAGGCTATGCGATACTTCTACCTTTAATTGGTGTAGGCGCCTATTGGCTCGATGGGATATTTTTTGGTTTGACCGCAGGACGTGTGATTCGTAATGCCGCGGTAACATGGGCAATTATCTTTTTCCCACTCAGCTGGATGCTCTATCAACAATGGGGTATGAGCGGTATTTGGCTCAGTGTTTGGAGTATCTTATTGTTACGTATGCTGGTGCTGAGTGGATTTTTATATTATGCCCGCAGAAATGGTGGCTATGAAATACTATATCCAAGCTCATAA
- a CDS encoding AzlC family ABC transporter permease yields the protein MGYLPAGIAFGVLAQVAGIPIWATIMLSVVLYAGAAQYACLPMLSAGLPIGSIATNIAAINLRHVFYGVPLLHYLPTHKLAKTYCLFALTDETFSVMTSLPTESRQALILPISLFNQSWWVLATAIGVMIGSALDDLVPHLDFALVCLFAILAYEQFQNIKRYFPIGIAVIALVIASLFTSQWLLLVAIAICMLLILVRAFWAQRTLMGGSDDQ from the coding sequence ATGGGTTATTTACCGGCAGGTATTGCTTTTGGTGTGCTGGCACAAGTGGCAGGGATACCGATATGGGCGACGATTATGCTCAGTGTGGTGTTATATGCTGGGGCGGCGCAATATGCCTGCTTACCCATGCTCAGTGCAGGCTTGCCCATTGGTAGTATCGCGACTAATATTGCCGCTATTAATTTGCGCCATGTATTCTACGGTGTACCGTTATTGCACTACTTACCTACTCATAAATTGGCTAAAACGTACTGTTTGTTTGCGCTCACTGATGAGACTTTTTCAGTGATGACCAGCTTGCCAACCGAGTCAAGGCAAGCGCTCATACTACCCATCAGTTTATTTAACCAAAGTTGGTGGGTACTGGCAACGGCGATTGGGGTCATGATAGGCAGTGCCCTTGATGATTTAGTGCCACACTTGGATTTTGCGCTGGTATGTTTATTTGCCATCTTAGCTTATGAGCAATTCCAAAATATCAAACGCTACTTCCCGATTGGGATTGCCGTCATTGCTCTAGTGATTGCCTCGTTATTTACCAGTCAATGGCTGTTACTGGTGGCGATTGCTATCTGTATGTTATTAATTTTAGTGCGGGCATTTTGGGCACAGCGGACGCTAATGGGAGGCTCTGATGACCAGTAG
- a CDS encoding AzlD domain-containing protein yields MTSSYLIVATLAMAAVTFITRAIPALIPQKLLDKPWLHRLNESLPLSVLVLLILTSLAYQELSFTTGLTDAALHLLLAQIGALLLVLFVYHMSRQLLVSMVVGIAAINGLLWLFSHFL; encoded by the coding sequence ATGACCAGTAGTTATCTGATTGTCGCAACCTTAGCGATGGCTGCGGTGACTTTTATCACCCGTGCTATTCCGGCATTAATACCGCAAAAATTACTTGATAAACCGTGGCTGCATCGATTGAATGAGAGTTTGCCATTATCGGTGTTGGTATTGTTAATACTCACCAGCCTCGCCTATCAAGAGTTATCATTCACTACCGGCTTGACTGACGCGGCACTGCATTTATTACTGGCTCAAATTGGCGCTTTATTGCTGGTGCTATTCGTTTACCATATGAGTAGGCAACTACTGGTGAGCATGGTCGTTGGTATTGCCGCTATTAATGGGCTGCTGTGGCTATTCAGCCACTTTTTATAA